In Mycolicibacterium alvei, a single window of DNA contains:
- a CDS encoding elongation factor G-like protein EF-G2, which produces MADKTHSAGNGAVPTADSPAAIRNVVLVGPSGGGKTTLVEALLVAAGVLTRAGSVVDGSTVCDFDEAEIGQQRSVGLALAPLQHNGIKVNLIDTPGYADFVGELRAGLRAADCALFVIAANENIDEPTKALWQECAAVGMPRAVVITKLDHARANYANALAGAQQAFGDKVAPLYFPAGEGVIGLLTRTHYDYSGATRTTRPPDGGYDDEIAELRGYLIEGIIEESEDETLMERYLGGEEIDESVLIADLEKAVARGSFFPVIPVCSGSGVGTLELLEIATRGFPSPPEHRLPEVFAASGAARKPMSCDPSGPLLAEVVKTTSDPYVGRVSLVRVFSGTIRPDATVHVSGHFSAFDDSVAAEGSHGHAGSGPIAGHAGSGPIAGHADHDEDERIGTLSFPLGKQQRPAPSVVAGDICAIGRLSRAETGDTLSDKADPLVLRPWTMPDPLLPIAVQPRAKTDEDKLSVGLQRLAAEDPTLRIEQNPETHQIVLWCMGEAHAGVVLDALSRRYGVSVDTVELRVPLRETLGGKAKGHGRHVKQSGGHGQYAVCDIEVEPLPEGAGFEFVDKVVGGSVPRQFIPSVEKGVRAQMEKGVGSEVGYPVVDVRVTLVDGKAHSVDSSDFAFQMAGGLALREAAAAAGVNLLEPIDDVTVVVPDDLVGSVMSDLASRRGRVLGTDKADEDKTVVKAEIPAVELVRYAIDLRSLSHGAGSFTRQFARYEPMPDAAAARMRKAV; this is translated from the coding sequence ATGGCGGATAAGACGCATTCGGCCGGCAACGGGGCTGTTCCCACCGCGGACAGCCCCGCCGCCATTCGCAACGTCGTGCTCGTCGGCCCCTCCGGTGGCGGCAAGACCACTCTCGTGGAGGCCCTGCTGGTCGCCGCCGGTGTACTGACCCGCGCGGGTTCGGTGGTCGACGGGTCGACGGTCTGTGATTTCGACGAGGCCGAGATCGGCCAGCAGCGCTCGGTCGGACTGGCGCTGGCCCCGTTGCAGCACAACGGGATCAAGGTCAATTTGATCGACACCCCCGGATACGCCGATTTCGTCGGGGAGTTGCGTGCCGGATTGCGGGCCGCCGACTGCGCGCTGTTCGTGATCGCGGCCAACGAGAACATCGACGAGCCGACGAAGGCGTTGTGGCAGGAATGCGCGGCGGTCGGTATGCCGCGGGCGGTGGTGATCACCAAGCTCGATCACGCCCGCGCCAACTACGCCAATGCACTGGCCGGCGCCCAGCAGGCTTTCGGTGACAAAGTGGCGCCGCTGTACTTCCCCGCGGGGGAGGGAGTCATCGGACTGCTCACCCGCACGCACTACGACTACAGCGGCGCCACCCGCACCACCCGTCCGCCCGACGGCGGCTACGACGACGAGATTGCCGAACTCCGCGGCTACCTGATCGAGGGAATCATCGAGGAGTCCGAGGACGAAACGCTGATGGAGCGCTACCTCGGAGGCGAGGAGATCGACGAGTCGGTGTTGATCGCCGACCTGGAGAAGGCCGTGGCCCGTGGGTCGTTCTTCCCGGTGATTCCGGTGTGCAGCGGATCCGGGGTCGGCACGCTCGAACTGCTCGAGATCGCCACCCGCGGCTTCCCGTCACCGCCCGAGCACCGCCTGCCTGAGGTGTTCGCCGCCAGCGGCGCTGCCCGCAAGCCGATGAGCTGCGACCCGTCCGGACCGCTGCTGGCCGAGGTGGTGAAGACGACGTCGGATCCCTATGTCGGCAGGGTCAGTCTGGTCCGGGTGTTCTCCGGCACCATCAGGCCCGACGCCACCGTGCATGTGTCGGGCCATTTTTCTGCCTTCGACGACTCCGTGGCTGCCGAGGGATCCCACGGCCACGCCGGCTCAGGCCCGATTGCCGGCCACGCCGGCTCAGGCCCGATTGCCGGCCACGCCGACCATGACGAGGACGAGCGCATCGGCACCCTGTCCTTCCCGCTGGGCAAGCAGCAGCGTCCGGCACCGTCGGTGGTGGCCGGTGACATCTGTGCGATCGGTCGGCTCAGCCGCGCCGAAACCGGTGACACCCTCAGCGACAAGGCCGATCCTCTGGTGCTGCGCCCGTGGACCATGCCCGACCCGCTCCTGCCCATCGCGGTGCAGCCTCGCGCCAAGACCGACGAGGACAAACTCTCGGTCGGGTTGCAGCGGCTGGCCGCCGAGGATCCCACGCTTCGCATCGAGCAGAATCCCGAAACCCACCAGATCGTGCTGTGGTGCATGGGTGAGGCGCATGCCGGGGTGGTCCTCGACGCGCTCTCACGCCGCTACGGGGTCTCGGTGGACACCGTCGAGCTGCGGGTACCACTGCGGGAAACGCTCGGCGGCAAGGCAAAAGGGCACGGCAGGCACGTCAAACAGTCCGGCGGGCACGGACAGTACGCGGTCTGCGACATCGAGGTCGAGCCACTGCCGGAGGGCGCCGGATTCGAGTTCGTCGACAAGGTCGTCGGTGGATCCGTACCGCGCCAGTTCATCCCGAGCGTCGAGAAAGGTGTGCGGGCCCAGATGGAGAAGGGAGTCGGGTCAGAGGTCGGGTACCCCGTCGTCGACGTCCGGGTGACGCTGGTCGACGGCAAGGCGCACAGTGTCGACTCGTCGGACTTCGCCTTCCAGATGGCCGGCGGGTTGGCATTGCGCGAGGCCGCTGCGGCTGCCGGTGTGAACCTGCTCGAGCCGATCGACGACGTGACCGTGGTGGTGCCCGACGATCTGGTCGGCTCGGTGATGAGCGATCTGGCGAGTCGGCGCGGACGGGTACTCGGCACCGACAAGGCCGACGAGGACAAGACGGTGGTGAAGGCGGAAATTCCCGCGGTCGAACTGGTCCGGTACGCGATCGACCTACGGTCCCTCTCACATGGCGCCGGCAGCTTCACCCGGCAGTTTGCCCGCTACGAGCCGATGCCCGACGCAGCCGCCGCCCGGATGCGCAAGGCGGTCTGA
- a CDS encoding TIGR03668 family PPOX class F420-dependent oxidoreductase: MADPDAIAQFAAAPSAVLATLGSDGAPHLVPVVFAVLLPAAPQTPTTIYSAVDAKPKSTQRLRRLANIEGDSRVSLLVDHYTDEWAHLWWVRADGLATVHHSGDQMAAGYGLLRAKYPQYERIALNGPVITVEVTHWSSWQV; this comes from the coding sequence ATGGCTGATCCCGATGCCATTGCCCAGTTCGCCGCCGCGCCCTCGGCGGTGCTCGCCACGCTGGGTTCCGACGGTGCGCCACATCTGGTCCCGGTGGTCTTCGCGGTCCTGCTGCCGGCCGCCCCGCAGACCCCGACCACCATCTACTCCGCGGTCGACGCCAAACCCAAGTCCACCCAACGCCTGCGCCGACTGGCCAACATCGAAGGCGATTCCCGGGTCAGCCTGCTGGTCGACCACTACACCGACGAGTGGGCGCACCTGTGGTGGGTCCGTGCCGACGGGCTGGCCACGGTTCATCACAGCGGTGACCAGATGGCGGCCGGCTATGGACTCTTACGTGCGAAATATCCGCAGTACGAGCGGATTGCGCTGAACGGGCCGGTCATCACCGTCGAGGTCACCCACTGGTCGTCCTGGCAGGTGTGA
- a CDS encoding ABC transporter substrate-binding protein: MITSRIVTASAALAASAVVAVGLAACAPPQKGAAGGDTDTGVKVAEATSAADFGGMDKLVAAAKAEGELNVIALPPDWANYGAIIKAFSEKYGIKVNSALPDGSSQEEINAANQQKGKGTAPDVFDLGQSVALANVSMFAPYKVATFDDIPEKLKDPDGTWVNDYGGFMSIGFDSTKVPQVTSVEDLLKPEYHGMVALNGDPTQAGAAFAGVLMAAVAQGGSADDIAPGVAFFEKLNEAGNFLPLDPTPATIASGQTPVVIDWNYLNGTESQKVPGWQVMVPHEALVAGYYHQAINKDAPHPAAARLWQEFLFSDEGQNLYAQGGVRPVRADQMLIAGTADRAAFGQLPPIDGPVTVATQDQTDTANKYLADNWAKAIG; this comes from the coding sequence ATGATCACGTCCCGGATCGTGACGGCATCGGCGGCTCTGGCCGCATCGGCCGTCGTCGCTGTCGGTCTGGCGGCGTGCGCGCCGCCGCAGAAGGGCGCTGCCGGCGGCGACACGGATACCGGAGTCAAGGTCGCCGAGGCCACGTCAGCGGCCGACTTCGGCGGGATGGACAAGCTCGTGGCAGCGGCCAAGGCCGAAGGCGAACTCAATGTGATTGCGCTGCCCCCGGATTGGGCCAACTACGGCGCCATCATCAAGGCCTTTTCCGAGAAGTACGGCATCAAGGTGAACTCGGCGCTACCCGACGGTTCCAGTCAGGAAGAGATCAACGCGGCCAACCAGCAGAAGGGCAAGGGCACTGCGCCCGACGTGTTCGATCTGGGGCAGTCGGTGGCGCTCGCGAATGTGTCGATGTTCGCCCCCTACAAGGTGGCCACGTTCGATGACATCCCGGAGAAGCTCAAGGACCCCGACGGCACCTGGGTCAACGACTACGGCGGGTTCATGTCCATCGGGTTCGATTCGACGAAGGTTCCGCAGGTCACGTCCGTCGAAGATCTGCTCAAACCCGAATACCACGGCATGGTCGCGCTCAACGGGGACCCGACCCAGGCCGGTGCGGCGTTCGCCGGGGTGCTGATGGCGGCGGTGGCGCAGGGCGGTTCGGCCGATGACATCGCCCCCGGAGTCGCCTTCTTCGAAAAGCTCAATGAGGCAGGCAACTTCCTGCCACTCGACCCGACGCCGGCCACCATCGCATCGGGACAGACCCCGGTGGTGATCGACTGGAATTACCTCAACGGCACCGAGAGCCAGAAGGTCCCCGGCTGGCAGGTGATGGTTCCGCACGAGGCCCTGGTCGCCGGGTACTACCATCAGGCGATCAACAAGGATGCTCCGCATCCGGCGGCGGCCCGGCTGTGGCAGGAATTCCTGTTCAGCGACGAAGGCCAGAACCTGTACGCCCAGGGTGGGGTTCGCCCCGTGCGCGCCGACCAGATGCTCATCGCGGGCACCGCCGACCGCGCGGCGTTCGGTCAACTGCCTCCCATCGACGGTCCGGTGACGGTGGCGACCCAGGACCAAACCGACACGGCCAACAAGTATCTGGCCGACAACTGGGCCAAGGCGATCGGCTGA
- a CDS encoding ABC transporter permease: protein MPGSTSRRDLRADIRDALPLLPFVAVVTVFLIVPTVTVIVMAFFADGSFSFGRIAALFSGTALTALAKSIALSASTALIGAVLGAALAWLIVSSPPASMLRRTVLALCSVLAQFGGVALAFAFLATIGLNGVLTLWVKENLGWDLVGSGWLYGLGGLILVYSYFQIPLMVIVFLPALEGLREQWREAAVSLGASRWQYLREVAVPLLTPAFLGSALLLFANAFAAYATAAALVSQGSPIVPLLIRAALTSEVVLGQSSFAYALACEMIVVVAIVMIAYNALVRRTARWLT from the coding sequence ATGCCGGGTAGCACTTCTCGCCGGGATCTACGCGCGGACATCCGGGACGCGCTGCCATTGCTGCCGTTCGTGGCGGTGGTGACGGTGTTCCTGATCGTGCCGACGGTGACGGTGATCGTGATGGCGTTCTTCGCCGACGGGTCCTTCTCGTTCGGCCGCATCGCGGCGCTGTTCTCCGGAACCGCACTGACGGCTCTCGCCAAAAGTATTGCGCTGTCGGCCAGTACAGCCCTGATCGGGGCGGTGCTGGGAGCGGCGCTGGCCTGGTTGATCGTCAGCAGTCCACCGGCATCGATGCTTCGGCGCACGGTGTTGGCTCTGTGCAGTGTACTGGCTCAGTTCGGCGGTGTGGCACTGGCTTTCGCATTTCTGGCCACCATCGGGCTCAACGGTGTGCTGACGCTGTGGGTCAAGGAGAACCTCGGCTGGGACCTGGTCGGCTCCGGCTGGTTGTACGGACTCGGCGGGTTGATCCTGGTCTACAGCTATTTCCAGATCCCGCTGATGGTGATCGTCTTCCTGCCCGCCCTAGAGGGGTTGCGTGAGCAGTGGCGCGAGGCCGCGGTCAGCCTCGGCGCGTCACGGTGGCAGTACCTGCGGGAGGTCGCGGTGCCGCTGCTGACCCCCGCGTTCCTGGGGTCGGCGTTGTTGTTGTTCGCCAATGCGTTTGCCGCCTATGCCACCGCGGCCGCTCTGGTCAGTCAGGGCAGTCCGATCGTGCCGTTGTTGATCCGCGCCGCACTCACCAGCGAGGTCGTGCTGGGCCAGTCCAGCTTCGCCTATGCGCTGGCGTGCGAGATGATCGTGGTGGTGGCAATCGTGATGATCGCCTACAACGCGCTGGTGCGCCGCACGGCAAGGTGGCTGACATGA
- a CDS encoding ABC transporter permease, with amino-acid sequence MNRAGRLALGGLFGLFFLFPLYAMADFSTRNLFAGGRTGAAWRNLVADDALYRAILISLLLAVFTVIAMLVLLVPTMIWVRVRVRWAAPLVEFLCLLPLTIPALVIVVGLRNVYLWVTYLLGESALTLTFVYVVLVLPFAYRAIDSALSAIDLQTLTEAARSLGAGWLSTIARVIVPNIWSGILSAAFISIAVVLGEYTIASLIGFETLPVQIVAIGKSDGATSVAASLATLLLGFALLLVLAVLTRGRRRTLGVQT; translated from the coding sequence ATGAACCGTGCCGGCCGCCTGGCGCTCGGGGGTCTGTTCGGCCTGTTCTTCCTGTTTCCCCTGTATGCGATGGCCGACTTCTCCACCCGGAACCTTTTCGCCGGCGGGCGCACCGGCGCAGCCTGGCGCAATCTGGTGGCCGACGATGCCCTGTATCGCGCCATTCTGATTTCACTGCTGCTCGCGGTGTTCACCGTCATCGCGATGCTGGTGCTGCTGGTGCCGACGATGATCTGGGTGCGCGTGCGGGTCCGCTGGGCCGCACCGTTGGTGGAGTTTCTGTGCCTGCTGCCGTTGACGATCCCGGCCCTGGTGATCGTGGTGGGCCTGCGCAACGTGTACCTCTGGGTCACTTACCTTCTCGGCGAGTCGGCGCTCACCCTGACGTTCGTCTACGTGGTGCTGGTCCTGCCGTTCGCCTACCGGGCAATCGACTCCGCGCTGTCCGCGATCGACCTGCAAACCTTGACGGAGGCTGCCCGGTCGTTGGGAGCCGGATGGTTGTCGACGATCGCCCGGGTGATCGTGCCCAACATCTGGTCGGGGATCCTGTCTGCGGCCTTCATTTCCATCGCAGTGGTACTCGGTGAATACACCATCGCCTCGCTGATCGGCTTCGAGACGCTCCCGGTCCAGATCGTGGCGATCGGCAAGAGCGACGGCGCGACGTCGGTGGCGGCCTCGTTGGCCACCTTGTTGCTCGGGTTCGCGCTGTTGTTGGTCTTGGCGGTGCTCACGCGGGGCCGCCGCCGGACGTTGGGAGTTCAGACATGA
- a CDS encoding ABC transporter ATP-binding protein, with protein MSLGAGVRVELRDLTRTYGSVHALDGLSLCIEPGELVALLGPSGCGKTTALRILAGLEEASSGTVLAGGRDISSVPANKRDMGMVFQAYSLFPHLTVLDNVAFGLKMRGNTKRDRLFRAADMLDLVGLAAHKNKYAHELSGGEQQRVALARALAIEPRVLLLDEPLSALDAKVRSQLRDEIRRVQLEVGITTLFVTHDQEEALAVADRVGVMSHGKLEQLATPAVLYARPSTPFVAEFVGLHNKVRARVSGGRARLLGAELPTLPGSITAGAGTAMLRPEAIRVRADPDGPAVVESVAFLGPTSHVYMSLPDGSLIHAQLPSSRARAFQPGVVVSLALERTPVLVI; from the coding sequence ATGAGTCTCGGGGCCGGTGTGCGCGTTGAACTCCGTGACCTCACCCGCACGTACGGCAGCGTCCACGCCCTCGACGGGCTGAGCCTGTGCATCGAGCCGGGGGAGTTGGTGGCGCTGCTCGGGCCGTCTGGCTGCGGCAAAACCACCGCGTTGCGCATCCTGGCCGGCCTGGAGGAGGCCAGCTCCGGCACGGTGCTTGCCGGCGGCCGTGACATCAGCTCGGTGCCGGCCAACAAGCGGGACATGGGCATGGTGTTCCAGGCGTACAGCCTGTTCCCGCACCTGACCGTGCTGGACAACGTCGCGTTCGGTCTGAAGATGCGCGGGAATACCAAGCGGGACAGGCTGTTTCGGGCAGCGGACATGCTTGACCTGGTCGGACTGGCAGCGCACAAGAACAAATACGCCCACGAGTTGTCCGGGGGGGAACAGCAGCGGGTGGCACTGGCCCGGGCACTGGCGATCGAGCCGAGAGTGCTGCTGCTCGATGAGCCGCTGTCGGCACTCGATGCCAAGGTCCGCTCCCAATTGCGTGACGAGATCCGGCGGGTGCAGCTCGAAGTCGGCATCACGACGTTGTTCGTGACGCACGACCAGGAGGAGGCCCTGGCGGTTGCGGACCGGGTCGGGGTGATGAGTCACGGCAAACTCGAGCAGCTCGCCACGCCAGCCGTGCTCTACGCCCGCCCGTCGACGCCGTTCGTCGCCGAGTTCGTCGGCTTGCACAACAAGGTGCGCGCGCGGGTGTCGGGTGGCCGGGCCAGACTGCTGGGCGCCGAGTTGCCGACCCTGCCCGGTTCGATCACCGCGGGCGCGGGTACCGCGATGCTGCGTCCGGAGGCGATTCGGGTGCGCGCCGATCCGGACGGGCCCGCGGTGGTGGAATCCGTGGCGTTCCTGGGCCCGACATCCCACGTGTACATGTCGCTGCCCGACGGCTCGCTGATCCACGCGCAGCTGCCCAGCTCCCGGGCGCGCGCCTTCCAGCCCGGCGTGGTGGTGAGCCTCGCGCTGGAGCGGACCCCGGTGCTGGTGATCTAG
- the pyrE gene encoding orotate phosphoribosyltransferase, whose protein sequence is MPERPETWQAAFDLIRTRGYERREEPFRLASGQLSHDYIDGKFAIDTGERMTIVSRAVADLAVASGIEFDAVGGLTMGADPLAHGVAMVTGKAWFSVRKEQKSRGREQWIEGTRLEPGTRVLLVDDVISTGGSTEIAYERVTAVGAVVTGVIPMVDRGDIATGRFAKRGVPFAALVTYRDLGIEPVKDV, encoded by the coding sequence ATGCCCGAGCGCCCGGAGACCTGGCAAGCCGCCTTCGACCTGATCCGCACCCGCGGGTACGAACGCCGTGAGGAACCGTTCCGGCTGGCCAGCGGGCAGCTGAGCCACGACTACATCGACGGCAAGTTCGCCATCGACACGGGCGAGCGGATGACCATCGTCAGCCGCGCGGTCGCCGATCTGGCGGTCGCGAGCGGTATCGAGTTCGACGCCGTCGGCGGGCTCACCATGGGTGCCGACCCGCTGGCCCACGGGGTGGCGATGGTGACCGGCAAGGCCTGGTTCTCGGTGCGCAAGGAACAGAAGTCACGCGGCCGCGAGCAGTGGATCGAGGGCACCCGGCTCGAGCCCGGCACCCGCGTGCTGCTGGTCGACGACGTGATCAGCACCGGCGGCTCGACCGAGATCGCCTACGAGCGGGTCACCGCCGTCGGAGCCGTCGTCACCGGCGTCATCCCGATGGTCGACCGCGGCGATATCGCGACCGGACGGTTTGCCAAGCGCGGGGTCCCGTTCGCGGCACTGGTCACCTACCGCGACCTGGGCATCGAACCGGTCAAGGACGTCTGA
- a CDS encoding HugZ family pyridoxamine 5'-phosphate oxidase has product MTRDHGDPGDAPSVPPPLTEVIEGARPSAAEEARTVAASTNAGTLASLTADGDPWASFITYGLLAGDPVLCVSNMAEHGRNLAGDPRASISIVAPDAGSDPLASSRITLAGIAERPTGDELAAARQAHLDAVAAARYYIDYSDFSLWVLRVRRVRWVGGYGRMDSTTGEAYAAAQPDPVAPHAAGAIEHLNADHADSLTAMARVLGGYPDTSAAVCTGADRYGLDLRVTTERGMAYTRVGYAAPIGSYDELRAATVELARRAQA; this is encoded by the coding sequence GTGACGCGCGATCATGGCGACCCCGGTGATGCCCCTTCGGTTCCTCCCCCGCTGACGGAAGTGATCGAGGGGGCACGTCCGTCTGCGGCAGAGGAAGCCCGCACCGTCGCCGCCTCGACGAATGCCGGCACGTTGGCCTCGCTCACCGCCGACGGTGACCCGTGGGCGTCGTTCATCACCTATGGCCTCCTGGCCGGCGACCCGGTGCTGTGCGTGTCGAACATGGCCGAACACGGCCGCAACCTCGCCGGCGACCCACGGGCCAGCATCTCGATCGTGGCCCCCGACGCCGGCTCGGATCCGTTGGCCAGCAGCCGCATCACGTTGGCCGGGATCGCCGAGCGGCCCACCGGCGACGAGCTCGCCGCGGCCCGCCAGGCCCACCTGGACGCGGTGGCCGCCGCCCGCTACTACATCGACTACAGCGACTTCTCGCTCTGGGTGCTACGGGTACGACGCGTGCGCTGGGTCGGCGGATACGGCCGAATGGACTCGACCACCGGCGAGGCCTATGCCGCCGCCCAACCCGACCCCGTCGCCCCGCATGCCGCCGGTGCGATCGAGCACCTCAACGCCGACCACGCCGATTCGCTCACCGCGATGGCCCGTGTCCTCGGCGGCTATCCCGACACCAGCGCGGCGGTGTGCACGGGAGCCGACCGCTACGGCCTGGATCTGCGGGTCACCACCGAGCGTGGGATGGCCTACACCCGCGTCGGCTATGCCGCCCCGATCGGCTCGTACGACGAGTTGCGGGCGGCCACCGTCGAGTTGGCTCGGCGCGCTCAGGCTTGA
- the treS gene encoding maltose alpha-D-glucosyltransferase — MDTAAHDHPADEHGVVEHPTAEDFGHARTLPTDRDWFKRAVFYEVLVRAFYDSNADGVGDLRGLTQQLDYLKWLGVDCLWLPPFYDSPLRDGGYDIRDFYKVLPEFGTVEDFVTLLDAAHRRGIRVITDLVMNHTSDSHAWFQESRHHPDGPYGDFYVWSDTSDKYADARIIFVDTEESNWTFDAVRKQFYWHRFFSHQPDLNYDNPAVQEAMIDVLRFWLDLGIDGFRLDAVPYLFEREGTNCENLPETHAFLKRCRKVVDDEFPGRVLLAEANQWPADVVEYFGDPATGGDECHMAFHFPLMPRIFMAVRRESRFPISEILAQTPAIPDTAHWAIFLRNHDELTLEMVTDDERDYMYAEYAKDPRMKANVGIRRRLAPLLENDRNQIELFTALLLSLPGSPMLYYGDEIGMGDIIWLGDRDSVRTPMQWTPDRNTGFSTANPGRLYLPPNQDAVYGYQSVNVEAQRDSSTSLLNWTRSILAVRGRHDAFALGTFRELGGSNPSVLAYVRQLVDEAGVGGDAILCVNNLSRFPQPIELNLQEWSGYTPIEMSGYVDFPSIGQLPYLLTLPGHGFYWFELRGPEREAAQQ, encoded by the coding sequence ATGGACACCGCCGCTCACGATCACCCTGCGGACGAACACGGCGTGGTCGAGCATCCGACCGCCGAGGACTTCGGCCATGCCAGGACGCTGCCCACCGACCGCGACTGGTTCAAGCGAGCGGTGTTCTACGAGGTGCTGGTCCGTGCGTTCTACGATTCGAACGCCGACGGCGTCGGCGATCTGAGGGGCCTGACCCAACAACTCGACTACCTCAAGTGGTTGGGTGTGGACTGCCTCTGGTTGCCCCCGTTCTACGATTCGCCACTGCGCGACGGTGGGTACGACATCCGGGACTTCTACAAGGTGTTACCCGAGTTCGGCACCGTGGAGGATTTCGTCACGCTCTTGGACGCGGCGCATCGACGTGGTATCCGGGTCATCACCGACCTGGTGATGAACCACACCTCGGACTCGCACGCGTGGTTCCAGGAGTCGCGCCACCACCCCGATGGTCCCTACGGCGACTTCTACGTCTGGAGCGATACCAGCGACAAGTACGCCGATGCGCGCATCATCTTCGTCGACACCGAGGAGTCGAACTGGACATTTGACGCAGTGCGCAAGCAGTTCTATTGGCACCGGTTCTTCTCGCATCAGCCCGATCTGAACTACGACAATCCGGCGGTGCAGGAGGCGATGATCGACGTCCTGCGGTTCTGGCTCGATCTCGGCATCGACGGTTTCCGGTTGGACGCGGTGCCCTACCTCTTCGAACGCGAAGGCACCAACTGCGAGAACCTGCCCGAGACGCACGCCTTCCTCAAGCGCTGCCGCAAGGTGGTCGACGACGAGTTCCCCGGTCGGGTGCTGCTGGCGGAAGCGAATCAATGGCCCGCCGATGTGGTCGAGTACTTCGGGGATCCGGCCACCGGCGGCGACGAATGCCACATGGCGTTCCATTTCCCGTTGATGCCGCGGATCTTCATGGCGGTGCGGCGCGAGTCGCGGTTCCCGATCTCGGAGATCCTGGCCCAGACACCGGCGATCCCGGACACGGCGCACTGGGCGATCTTCCTGCGCAACCACGACGAGCTGACCTTGGAGATGGTCACCGACGACGAGCGTGACTACATGTATGCCGAGTACGCCAAGGATCCGCGGATGAAGGCCAACGTCGGTATCCGCCGCCGGCTGGCTCCGCTGCTGGAGAACGACCGCAACCAGATCGAGCTGTTCACCGCGCTGCTGCTGTCCCTGCCCGGATCGCCGATGCTCTACTACGGCGACGAGATCGGCATGGGCGACATCATCTGGCTGGGCGACCGCGACAGCGTGCGCACCCCGATGCAGTGGACGCCGGACCGCAACACCGGGTTCTCCACCGCCAACCCGGGCCGGCTGTACCTGCCGCCCAACCAGGACGCGGTCTACGGGTATCAGTCGGTGAATGTCGAAGCCCAACGGGACAGTTCGACATCGCTGCTGAACTGGACCCGCAGCATTTTGGCCGTGCGTGGCCGCCACGACGCGTTCGCGCTCGGGACATTCCGCGAACTCGGCGGCTCCAATCCGTCGGTGCTGGCCTACGTGCGCCAGCTCGTAGACGAAGCCGGAGTCGGCGGGGACGCCATCCTCTGTGTGAACAACCTGTCGCGATTCCCGCAGCCCATCGAACTGAATCTGCAGGAGTGGAGCGGATATACGCCCATCGAGATGTCCGGCTACGTCGACTTTCCCAGTATCGGTCAGCTGCCGTACCTGCTGACCCTTCCCGGACACGGGTTCTACTGGTTTGAACTGCGTGGGCCCGAGCGAGAGGCCGCACAGCAATGA